The proteins below come from a single Lineus longissimus chromosome 5, tnLinLong1.2, whole genome shotgun sequence genomic window:
- the LOC135488215 gene encoding uncharacterized protein LOC135488215 has translation MSVHDKPQSQTGSRGKQMPESHRPSQSVQGAQDDPDDPGKPVSQAGSQRGSQPGTQPGTAASKQRDRGGRRRPQQGNELAGMTVERQQKYLETTPFTENELRALLLKQYTVYDKSKGQDGIPIDKFLNIPDFNGHPFIARITELYKRDPRDVIMPEEFLNICSILCSKQEIEKKRRLAFKVFDVHELNYLQHDEVFRMYKMLFSGAIPDDSIVDLVFKLLEREGLETSGKITYDDFSKLVPDSEINTRFTVDIQIRK, from the exons ATGAGCGTACACGACAAGCCGCAATCCCAGACGGGTTCAAGAGGAAAGCAGATGCCGGAAAGCCATAGACCTTCCCAATCTGTACAGGGAGCCCAGGACGATCCCGACGACCCTGGGAAGCCCGTCAGTCAGGCGGGGTCTCAGCGAGGGTCACAACCAGGAACGCAACCAGGGACAGCCGCATCGAAACAACGGGACAGGGGAGGGAGGAGGAGACCTCAGCAG gggAATGAATTGGCTGGTATGACAGTCGAAAGGCAACAAAAATACCTGGAAACAACACCAT TTACTGAAAATGAATTGAGGGCACTACTTTTAAAACAGTACACGGTATATGACAAATCAAAAGGGCAGGACGGCATACCGATAGACAAGTTCCTAAACATACCGGACTTTAACGGGCACCCATTTATAGCAAGGATAACGGAACTTTACAAGAGGGATCCAAGGGATGTGATTATGCCTGAGGAATTCTTAAATATCTGCTCAATACTTTGTTCTAAGCAGgaaatagaaaagaaaagacGAT tggCCTTCAAAGTGTTCGACGTTCACGAATTAAACTACCTTCAACATGATGAAGTCTTCCGCATGTACAAGATGTTGTTCAGTGGCGCCATACCAGACGATTCGATAGTCGACTTGGTGTTCAAACTCTTAGAGAGGGAGGGGTTAGAAACAAGTGGAAAAATTACTTATGACGACTTTTCGAAG CTTGTTCCCGATTCGGAAATCAATACAAGGTTCACAGTGGATATTCAAATCAGGAAGTGA